The genome window AGAAGCTGAAGCTCATTTAAAGAGTTTGAAAGCCATGTCGAACTGGGAAAACAATGAGTTCATCTGCGAAACATTTGGAGACACTCTTAACCATTTTGATGGACTTATTAAACCATCAGAACGGATTCAGCCGCTCTATCCTCAGAAAAACAATAAAAAACTTCTTGTGCTCGCTGCGGCAATAATTCTTACCGTTGCCGGCTTTATTTTTTGGAATAATTACCAAGCCGATCAACTTGCAGAGCAACAAAGAATCGCAGCTATTAAGGCCCGGACGGAAGCTGAAAGGAATAAGGCTAATTTTAACTCTGATCCCGGCAAGTATTTCACAATGCCGTGGAAAGTATCTCCGATGCCTTTAAAATTTGCAGAACCGTTTCTAAAAGCCATGCGAAACACAGAACCATTCAATAACGGATGGAAACTGGAAACCATTACCCGCAACGACACGGGTATTTATATGGCGTGGTCGCATCAGGATGGTGCGGAATTCACCAACCGTCCAAACAACTCATCCTTTGGATCACGTCCAGATCTGGCAGAAATAAACATAGACTATCCCAAAGAATTAATCCGCCCTGAACAAAAGTTGATTAATAAAACTGACGCAACAGCAAACCTTTATGAACTGACTCGCACCCTCGGTGCAAAATTAAATCTTACTTGGAAATCTCCTGAAATAAAGAAGAAAAACAATAAATTCCTGAATAAGCCGTTTGAAATTATTGCCCCATGGATCAAAGGAGAGTGGAAACTTTCCGGCCTTCCTGCCGGCTCTGCAATTTCTGACTTCCTGTTTATTCAGATGGATTCAATCCCCTGTCTGGTGATCTCTGAGATCTCTTTCACTAAAAACCAGTGCTCAATGGAGGGGCAAATTTATGCCAAATATTAAGAAATTAAAGAGT of Maridesulfovibrio ferrireducens contains these proteins:
- the pilO2 gene encoding type 4b pilus protein PilO2, which gives rise to MHTIRIKKKQYAVGFWWQILDGKGGKKLLMEQARKVATDFSDREYNYVIARKQQFGLSSDSAKLNRIPSLACALVERSRSTWIGMFCLSDEENLWWVCAVSKKIIVAEGDQFFTSREEAEAHLKSLKAMSNWENNEFICETFGDTLNHFDGLIKPSERIQPLYPQKNNKKLLVLAAAIILTVAGFIFWNNYQADQLAEQQRIAAIKARTEAERNKANFNSDPGKYFTMPWKVSPMPLKFAEPFLKAMRNTEPFNNGWKLETITRNDTGIYMAWSHQDGAEFTNRPNNSSFGSRPDLAEINIDYPKELIRPEQKLINKTDATANLYELTRTLGAKLNLTWKSPEIKKKNNKFLNKPFEIIAPWIKGEWKLSGLPAGSAISDFLFIQMDSIPCLVISEISFTKNQCSMEGQIYAKY